AACGTAACCCTTCTCTGCTACGGGAAATTATTCAGGCTACAAATGTCACAGGACCGGTAATTGTGGATGAAATTCAACGGATGCCATCTTTATTAAACGAAATTCACTGGCTGATTGAAAATGAAAAAATCCAGTTTATCCTTAGCGGATCAAGTCCGCGAAAAATCCTGCGTTCCGGAGGAAATCTCCTGGGAGGCAGAGCCATCCGGTACGAACTCTACCCCCTGATATATCCCGAAATTCCCGGTTTCGACCTTTTAAATGCACTGAACAATGGCCTGTTGCCGCGCCACTACCTGACTTCCAGTCCGCAAAAATTATTGTCGGCATATATAGGCAATTATTTGAGAGATGAGATCATGGCAGAAGCCAAAATAAGAAATATCTCCTCCTTTTCCCGCTTCCTTGAAATGGCCGCCTTCTCTAACGGCGAAATAGTGAATTATTCCAATATCGCTTCTGATTGTGGGGTCAGCGCTCCCACAATAAAAGAATACTTCCACATTCTCGAAGATACGATGACAGGCCGGTTCTTGCCATCCTTCCAAAAAAAACCCAAACGAAGGGTTATTCTCTCCCCGAAATTCTTCTATTTTGATGTGGGTATTGCAAATTATCTGCTAAAAAGGGGACATCTTGAATTCGGGAGCGAATCTTTCGGAAAAGCATTTGAGCATTTCATTTACCAGGAAATTTATGCTCATAGTAATTATTCCGGTTTAAATTACCCGATGAGTTATTGGCGAACTGCTTCGCAACTGGAAGTCGACTTTGTACTGGGCGACCACGAAGTTGCTATTGAGGTAAAATCCACTAATATGGCTAATTTGCGCCATTTAAAAGGATTAAAGAGTTTTGCCGATGAATACACGGTAAAAAAAACAATACTGGTAAGCAACGATCCGCTTCCAAGAAAAATAGACAATGTCCTTGTTATACCCTGGAAAATTTTCCTGGAACAACTGTGGGCCGGTGAGATTATCCATTCCTGAAGCGTGAGGATTGAGGAGTGAAACGGTGAAACGGTGAAACGGTGAAACAGTGAAACGGTGAAACGGTGAAATGGAGTTATTTTCCAAATTTCAAATTTCAATTTTTCAAATTTCTTAACAGTCCTACAGTCTTACAGTCCTACAGTCTGGAAAATCAGAAATAAATTTGAGTTTAATATTTTACAAATGTGCGTATATTTGTAAATTATTTTTTACATAATGAAAAAACGGCTTTTATATCATGAGATAATCAAACAATTGGATCATAAAAATGCCATTGTGATCACCGGTATGCGCCAGATTGGAAAAACAACCCTGATGAAGCAAATCTTCCAGGAACTTACTTCTCCAAAACTCTGGTTCGATTTCGACAACCCTCTTGACCAACTGCTTTTCGAAGACACTGATTATAACTCCATTTATAAGCACCTGGTGAGTGAAGCCGGAAATCATCATGAAAGATTATTTGTTTTTATTGATGAAATTCAGAATTTTCCACAAATAACAACGATCATTAAGTACTTCATTGATCATTACGGGGTAAAATTCATCGTCACCGGCTCTTCTAACTTTTATTTGAGAAACTTATTTCCCGAATCGCTTAGCGGTAGAAAATTCCTGTTCGTTCTCTATCCGATGAGTTTCAGGGAATACTTGTATTTTAAAGATGACCAGGCGACACCCCCTCCAATTCCCGCTTCATTCGCGGCAAACATAGATCAATCACTCTATTTTCATGAAAAACAATTCTTTCCATACAACCAGTATGTAGAATTCGGTGGCTTTCCTGAGGTGGTGACTACTGAAGACGTTACTACAAAAAAAATGGTGCTTAAAAATATATTTGCTTCTTTTTTTGAGAAAGACCTGAACCTTTTGTCTGATATTAAAGACATCCGCGAGCTAAGAAACCTGATCCTGCTACTGGTCCCCCGAACTGGAAATATACTCGACGTTACCAGGTTATCTGCCGAACTTGGGGTTAACCGGGTCAAAATATACAATTATCTGGAGTTCCTGCAAGGCGTCTTTTTTATCCATCTTACACCAAAGTATTCTAAAAGCATCGACCGCTCTGTTGCCGGCGGTAAAAAGGTCTACTTTTCCGATACAGGCCTGTTGAATATTATTGGTAAAACAATGGAAGGACAGCTCTTCGAAAATGCCGTAGCAAACCAATTGCAGCATTATGGTTCGATATCTTATTATAACAAACGAAATACTTCAGAAATTGATTTCATCCTGAACCATGATACTGCAATTGAAGTGAAACAAACAGGCACTCCAGGCGACTATAAAAAACTTGAGAAAACCGCCAAGGAACTCGGAATTGAAAAGTATTACCTCGTATCCCGAAAATACCTGGATCTTAAAGGGTTTCTTTCTCCGGTTGTCATTTGAGTGGAACGGTGGAACAGTGATACGGTGAAACAGTGGAACGGTGGAACGGTGATACGGTGAAATGGAGTTATTTTCCAAATTTCAAATTTCAAATTTCAAATTACTTAACAGTACTACAGTTCTACAGTCCTACAGTCCTACAGTCCTACAGTCCTACAGTCCTAAAGATTAGATGGTAGGAAAATAGAATAACTGACAGAATATTGGGTGAGATTATTTTGTATCTTTAACATGGCTTATGAACCACAGCATGAATTTGATAAACTATTTAAAACCTCAATATTTTTGGGATGTTGAATTCTCAAAACTTGATAATCAATTGTCAAAGTGCCTAATTATTGAAAGGGTATTCAGCCTGGGCAGTTTGAACGAAATTAATTTATTAATAGATTATTACGGTAAAAAAGAAATCGTGAATGTGCTGTGTAATCTCAATTATCTCGATCCCAAAACATTCAATTTCGTTTCAAAACTTTTTCACATATCCAAAAAAAAATTTAAATGTTACACACGGAAGCAGTTGATGCCTCAATACTGGAACTCTTAAAATTACTTCAAAGTAAAGAATATTTAAAAGGGTTTTATTTAGCTGGCGGTACTGCTCTGGCATTATATTTCGGACATCGTAATTCCGTTGATATTGATTTGTTTTCAAACTTTAATTTTGATTCTGCCGGAATTCTTGAAAATATTAATCAGGATTTCCAATTTCAACTTTTTAATTCGGCCCCAAATACACTCACGGGAAGCATAGGGAAAATAAAAGTTGATATTATTGCCCATCGGTATCCATATATTAAAGATCCCAACATTCACAACGATATTTCTATTCTGGCAGAGCAGGATATTGTTGCCATGAAACTTAATGCCATATCGACCAGCGGTCAGCGTGTCAAGGATTTTATTGATATTTACTATCTTTTGGATAAGTTTGATCTGGCCGAAATGTTGAGTTATTATAAAGCCAAATACAACCAGCAAAATGAAACCCATGTTCTGAAAAGCCTTATATATTTTGATGATGTGGACCGCTCTGACTGGCCGATATTGATAAAGGACCCCCAACTTAAATGGTCAGAAATCAGGAAAAGAATTGAAAAAGTTGTAATGCTTTATACTAAAAAGTAAAAGATGCAGAATGTGAAGAATGTGGTGAAATGGTGAAACGGTGAAACGGTGAAATGGTGAAATGGTGACTGGGTGACTAAGAATAACAATTTAACAATTTGACAATTTAGCATTGTTACAGTCTTACAGTCTTACAGTCTTACAGTCTTACAGTCCCACAGTCCTACAGTCTTACAATCTTAAAAATAGTGGTTTGTAAAAATGTACCCTTTTAAAATCATGCTTTTCTTTCATAATTTAACTTTTTAGCAACCATCATTACTGTAACCATAATTACTATAATTTTATTATCTTTACTGAAAATTTGATAACTAAATCATTATTATGAAGTTTTATGGTCGGTTAACGGAATTGGAGCTATTGGAAAATACGCGGAAATTAGCTGAAAAATCAGCAAAAATGACGATTATTGTTGGACGGCGCAGAATCGGAAAAACCAGCCTGGCCATTAAAGCGTTTGAAAAACAAACATACCTCTACCTGTTTATCGCCAGGAAAAATGAAACCCTTCTTTGCAAAGAATTCACCGAAGAAATTGAACGTGCATTCGGGAAACCTGTTATAGGTGAATTCCGGAGTTTCGTCCGACTTTTTGAATACCTCCTTATACAAGCCCAATCAAATCCCTTCACGCTCATCATCGATGAATTCCAGGAGTTCTACCAGGTAAATCCCGTTGTATACAGTGAAATACAAAACCTTTGGGACAAATACAAATCTTCATCAAAAATGAACCTGGTGCTATGTGGGTCGATTTTTACCTTAATGAAAAAGATCTTTGAGGATGCGAAGGAACCTCTTTTTGGAAGAGCGGATGAAAAAATCCATCTTAAGCCTTTTGATGCCTGTGTAATGAAAGAAATCTTTACTGATCAGCAACCGGAAGGGAAGATGGAAGATTTCCTGGCTTTCTATACCATCTCAGGGGGTGTCGCAAAATATGTGGAGATATTCGCAGATAAAAGCCTCTTCTCCCTTGAGCAAATATTAAGTGAAATTTTCAGAGAAAACTCTATCCTTATTGAAGAGGGGAAAAACATCCTTATCGAAGAATTTGGAAAAGATTATGCTACCTATTTTTCCATTTTGTCATTGATTGCTTCATCCAAAACATCCCGTTCCGAAATAGAATCGATCTTGGAAAAAAATACCGGCGGTTACCTCGACAGGCTTGAAAATGAATACCAGATCATCAAAAGCCTCCGTCCTGTCTTTTCCAAACCGGGTGGAAGAATCCAGAAATACTTTATAGATGACAACTTCCTTAATTTTTGGTTCAGGTTTGTCTATAAATACAGAAGTGCTGTGGAAATTGGCAATTTTTTATATGTGCGCTCTGTTACTGAAAGAGATTTCGATACATATAGCGGGCCTTTCCTTGAGAAATATTTCCGTGAAAAACTCATTATCTCCGGCAAATATTCATTGATCGGAAGGTACTGGAACCGGAAAAATGAAAATGAACTGGATATCGTTGCCCTCAATGAATTGGAACAAAAAGCCATTATTGCAGAGGTGAAAAGAAATCCCAAAAAAATTAACATCCATTTGCTTCGGATTAAAGCAAAAGCAATACAAGACAATCTGATGGGGTTTGATGTTTCATTTAAAGGATTCTCTCTAAAGGATATGTAAATAAGGTCTTAGCGTCGGACATACAGCGGAAAGATGCCTGAAGGAAATCAAGCAACTTTTAATGAAGAAGGATTTCAACTTCGCGATAGGCTCAATCTCATTGTCGACACCTCTTCTATTGAAACAGTAATCAAAAACATGAGTGCATCCAGGTGGAGGCAGGTGAGAAAAGGGATGGCGCATGGAATAGGTATGCCCTGATGTGAACAAGCTGTTTTGTAAAATATTGATATACAGATAAGTAAAAAATGGGGAAGTAAAAATTAGGTTTTTAGAAAACCATTTTGTAACTTTGCATCGTTAATAAACGGGCATAAACTAGTTTTTCGAGGTGCCCTAAATATTATGTTATTCAGGAGAAAAAGAAAGATATCCAGGCTTCTTGTGGATTCCTTCAGGCAAAATTACATTTCGGATGATCCGTTAATGTATTTTCATGAGGCGTTGCATAACGGGCAAGAATTTGTCGGTATTAAAACCAATTCGAAACTGAAGATAGGGCAGTTTGATCCCGGTGAGAAGTTATGGGCCGTCAGGAGAAAAATCAAGGTTTATGATTCAGCCCTGACAGAACTTCCAAATGGAGACAGCATTACCACTCTTCTTGGGATTGATGAGTTGGAAGATCTCCTGCGGATTTCCGTTTATCGTTTTTTAAACAAGTCACTTTTTTCTCTTACATTTCATTTTCCTTTCATTTCTCCGGAAGAGGTTGAATATCTTATGGGATTAATCAAGGAAAAGTATCTTTCCGGTGTGGAAATGACTGCTCCGGACTTCACCCGCATTACCGGAAGCAATGATGTGATCATTCTCCTGAATCATTTCGTTTCTTTATCCTATGAATTCATTCATGCATCTACTTCAAATATTGCACTGATTTCTAAACTAAATGAAAAACGTCGCCTGATGGAAAGCTCAATTGAGAAAAAAAGGAAAGACATGCTCCTCGGCGAACTTTGATCTTATTTTTCAATTTTCGATGCCTTCTGATTTAATTGCTGAATTGTAATCTGATCTGTGCCGATCACAGATTTTTTTATTTTTGCAAAACTTCTAACTGATTACAAACTGAAAATTCAAGAAAGATGAAAAAAAGACTAATCTTATTCTTAGCCTTTATTTTAACTGTTTGGGCAGGCCGGGATGCTATGGCCTGCACCAATTTTCTGGTTACCAAAGGCGCTTCGAAAGACGGCTCGGTGATGATTTCATACTCCGCCGATTCACATACCCTTTATGGTGAGCTATATCACTGGCCTGCTGCAAGCTGGCCTGCCGGAAGCATGCTCGATGTATATGAGTGGGACACCGGTAAGTTCCTCGGCAAAATCCCGCAGGCCCATATTACTTACAATGTGGTCGGGAACATGAACGAGCACCAGGTAGCTATCGGCGAAACGACTTATACCGGGCTTGAAGAGCTGGGCACTCAATCCGGCGCTATCATGGATTACGGCAGCCTGATGTACATCGCACTGCAGCGGTCGAAAACGGCCCGTGAAGCCATGAAGGTAATCACCGAACTTATGAATGACTATGGCTATGCCAGTACCGGCGAGTCCCTCTCGATCTCGGATGCTAATGAAGCCTGGATCTTTGAGATGATAGGTAAAGGCGAAGGACAGAAAGGCGGTGTCTGGGTAGCAATGAAAATACCTGACGGATATATAAGCGCCCACGCAAACCAGGCCCGGATTACCACATTTCCCGTAGCTGATGGCAAAAAGTCCATTAAATTCAGCCAGCGTTCTTTGCTGATGAACCCCGAAGTGGAATGTTTCTATGCTGATGATGTGGTTTCCTTTGCCAGTTCCAAGGGTTGGTTTAAAGGAAATGACGTGGATTTTAGCTTCTCTGACATCTATGCTCCGGTCACTTTCACATCAGCACGCTTTTGCGAGATCAGGGTATGGTCATTCTTTAAATCGGCTAACAAGGAAATGGAAAAATACCTGGACTATGCGAGCGGAAATCTCAAGCACGATAAGATTTTTGAAGATGGCCGTGCAAACAAAAACGGCTATCCTTCCAACCGTATGCCCCTTTGGATCAAACCTGACCACTTGCTGGAATTGCATGAGATGATGAACTACATGCGCGACCACCTTGAAGGCACACCGCTTGATATGACAACAGACCTGGGGGCCGGCCCGTTCGGCTGCCCATACCGTTGGCGTCCTCTTACCTGGACAGTCGATGACATCACCTATTGCAACGAAAGAGCCACCTCCTCACAGCAAACCGGTTTCTGGTTCGTGGCCCAGTCACGCTCATGGTTACCCGATCCGGTCGGCGGGATTTTCTGGTTTGGCGTTGATGATGCCACCAGCAGCCTGCTAATGCCGATGTACTCATGCATTAAACGGGTTCCTGAAAAAATGGCCCGGGGTTATGGTTCGATGATGGAATTTGTCGATGATGCCGCTTTCTGGGTATTTAACCAGATATCTAACCTCTCGTATACCAGGTATTCATATATCCACCCTGAAATTTTCATCAAACAACAGGCCAATGAAATGAAATTCATCGCCGCAGTCCCCGAAATCGATAATGCTGCAAAATCTCTTCTTGG
The nucleotide sequence above comes from Bacteroidales bacterium. Encoded proteins:
- a CDS encoding ATP-binding protein; this translates as MKKRLLYHEIIKQLDHKNAIVITGMRQIGKTTLMKQIFQELTSPKLWFDFDNPLDQLLFEDTDYNSIYKHLVSEAGNHHERLFVFIDEIQNFPQITTIIKYFIDHYGVKFIVTGSSNFYLRNLFPESLSGRKFLFVLYPMSFREYLYFKDDQATPPPIPASFAANIDQSLYFHEKQFFPYNQYVEFGGFPEVVTTEDVTTKKMVLKNIFASFFEKDLNLLSDIKDIRELRNLILLLVPRTGNILDVTRLSAELGVNRVKIYNYLEFLQGVFFIHLTPKYSKSIDRSVAGGKKVYFSDTGLLNIIGKTMEGQLFENAVANQLQHYGSISYYNKRNTSEIDFILNHDTAIEVKQTGTPGDYKKLEKTAKELGIEKYYLVSRKYLDLKGFLSPVVI
- a CDS encoding C69 family dipeptidase, with amino-acid sequence MKKRLILFLAFILTVWAGRDAMACTNFLVTKGASKDGSVMISYSADSHTLYGELYHWPAASWPAGSMLDVYEWDTGKFLGKIPQAHITYNVVGNMNEHQVAIGETTYTGLEELGTQSGAIMDYGSLMYIALQRSKTAREAMKVITELMNDYGYASTGESLSISDANEAWIFEMIGKGEGQKGGVWVAMKIPDGYISAHANQARITTFPVADGKKSIKFSQRSLLMNPEVECFYADDVVSFASSKGWFKGNDVDFSFSDIYAPVTFTSARFCEIRVWSFFKSANKEMEKYLDYASGNLKHDKIFEDGRANKNGYPSNRMPLWIKPDHLLELHEMMNYMRDHLEGTPLDMTTDLGAGPFGCPYRWRPLTWTVDDITYCNERATSSQQTGFWFVAQSRSWLPDPVGGIFWFGVDDATSSLLMPMYSCIKRVPEKMARGYGSMMEFVDDAAFWVFNQISNLSYTRYSYIHPEIFIKQQANEMKFIAAVPEIDNAAKSLLGTNPDKAIDFLTDFSVTTGNNAVMDWKKFYGHLFTRFMDGNIKTAVEVPEGYIYQAPKVEQPGYPEWFLRMIIDQTGDKLKVVGDGH
- a CDS encoding nucleotidyl transferase AbiEii/AbiGii toxin family protein codes for the protein MLHTEAVDASILELLKLLQSKEYLKGFYLAGGTALALYFGHRNSVDIDLFSNFNFDSAGILENINQDFQFQLFNSAPNTLTGSIGKIKVDIIAHRYPYIKDPNIHNDISILAEQDIVAMKLNAISTSGQRVKDFIDIYYLLDKFDLAEMLSYYKAKYNQQNETHVLKSLIYFDDVDRSDWPILIKDPQLKWSEIRKRIEKVVMLYTKK
- a CDS encoding AAA family ATPase produces the protein MYIRKQVFEGIGKESAFLWGARQTGKSTLLKALYPDALCFDLLLSSEYERFQRNPSLLREIIQATNVTGPVIVDEIQRMPSLLNEIHWLIENEKIQFILSGSSPRKILRSGGNLLGGRAIRYELYPLIYPEIPGFDLLNALNNGLLPRHYLTSSPQKLLSAYIGNYLRDEIMAEAKIRNISSFSRFLEMAAFSNGEIVNYSNIASDCGVSAPTIKEYFHILEDTMTGRFLPSFQKKPKRRVILSPKFFYFDVGIANYLLKRGHLEFGSESFGKAFEHFIYQEIYAHSNYSGLNYPMSYWRTASQLEVDFVLGDHEVAIEVKSTNMANLRHLKGLKSFADEYTVKKTILVSNDPLPRKIDNVLVIPWKIFLEQLWAGEIIHS
- a CDS encoding ATP-binding protein; translation: MKFYGRLTELELLENTRKLAEKSAKMTIIVGRRRIGKTSLAIKAFEKQTYLYLFIARKNETLLCKEFTEEIERAFGKPVIGEFRSFVRLFEYLLIQAQSNPFTLIIDEFQEFYQVNPVVYSEIQNLWDKYKSSSKMNLVLCGSIFTLMKKIFEDAKEPLFGRADEKIHLKPFDACVMKEIFTDQQPEGKMEDFLAFYTISGGVAKYVEIFADKSLFSLEQILSEIFRENSILIEEGKNILIEEFGKDYATYFSILSLIASSKTSRSEIESILEKNTGGYLDRLENEYQIIKSLRPVFSKPGGRIQKYFIDDNFLNFWFRFVYKYRSAVEIGNFLYVRSVTERDFDTYSGPFLEKYFREKLIISGKYSLIGRYWNRKNENELDIVALNELEQKAIIAEVKRNPKKINIHLLRIKAKAIQDNLMGFDVSFKGFSLKDM